A single genomic interval of Pyrus communis chromosome 7, drPyrComm1.1, whole genome shotgun sequence harbors:
- the LOC137741168 gene encoding transcription initiation factor TFIID subunit 15-like, with product MSRPGDWNCRSCQHLNFQRRDSCQRCGDAKSGVDFGGFGGRGGGSSFGFMTTGSDVRPGDWYCAAGNCGAHNFASRSSCFKCGTFKDDSAAGGGCGFDSDLPRSRGFGLGLGGGGGIGGAGGGGIGGTGGGRPGWKSGDWICTRLGCNEHNFASRMECFRCNAPRDSY from the exons ATGAGCCGACCAGGAGATTGGAACTGCAGGTCATGCCAGCACCTCAACTTCCAGAGGCGTGACTCATGCCAACGTTGTGGAGATGCCAAATCCGGCGTAGACTTCGGGGGCTTCggtggaagaggaggaggatccTCGTTTGGGTTCATGACTACCGGTTCAGATGTTCGACCTGGTGACTGGTACTGCGCTGCTGGCAACTGTGGAGCCCACAATTTTGCAAGCCGTTCCAGCTGCTTCAAATGTGGTACTTTCAAGGATGATTCTGCCGCTGGCGGTGGTTGTGGATTTGACTCTGACCTGCCACGCTCCCGGGGTTTTGGGTTAGGActtggaggtggtggtggcattGGCGGAGCAGGTGGTGGCGGCATTGGCGGAACAGGTGGTGGTCGACCTGGATGGAAATCTGGAGATTGGATTTGTACCAG GTTGGGGTGCAACGAGCACAACTTTGCTAGCAGAATGGAATGCTTTAGATGCAATGCCCCAAGAGACTCATACTAG